In one Shewanella loihica PV-4 genomic region, the following are encoded:
- a CDS encoding RluA family pseudouridine synthase, protein MKIFSYQPPAIPWLDIRYQDRDIIIINKPSGLLSNPGRAAETHDCAINRLLQRFPEAILVHRLDCATSGIMVFALNKKAESHLKTQFQNRTTEKYYVAEVEGLMAQDSGKIELAMKPDSEQPPLQKIAEDGKPATTYFEVLERRSNSTLVKLKPITGRTHQLRLHMKALGHTILGDDFYGDEAIIAAAPRLHLHAEHLSITHPYKQTRLSFSSLHPF, encoded by the coding sequence ATGAAAATTTTTAGTTACCAGCCCCCGGCTATTCCCTGGCTCGACATACGCTACCAAGATCGCGACATTATCATAATCAACAAGCCATCTGGCCTGTTGTCTAATCCCGGCCGCGCCGCGGAGACCCATGACTGCGCCATCAACCGCCTGTTGCAGCGTTTTCCCGAAGCGATCCTGGTGCACAGGCTCGACTGCGCCACCTCTGGCATCATGGTATTCGCCCTCAACAAGAAGGCCGAGTCTCACCTCAAGACCCAGTTTCAAAACCGCACCACAGAAAAATATTATGTGGCCGAGGTCGAGGGCCTGATGGCCCAGGACAGTGGCAAGATAGAGTTGGCGATGAAGCCTGATAGCGAGCAACCGCCGCTACAGAAGATTGCCGAGGATGGCAAACCGGCGACCACCTATTTTGAGGTGCTGGAGCGACGCAGCAACAGCACTCTGGTGAAACTCAAGCCGATCACGGGGCGAACCCACCAGCTCAGGTTACACATGAAGGCGCTGGGCCACACCATACTGGGTGATGATTTCTATGGCGACGAAGCCATTATTGCCGCCGCGCCGCGTCTGCACCTGCATGCCGAGCACTTGAGCATCACTCATCCCTACAAGCAGACCAGACTGAGCTTCTCGAGTCTGCATCCCTTCTAA
- a CDS encoding M14 family metallopeptidase: MTEQQGYWIGEAGKPWGEAEKAKWRAAQQKKRSYEQEVLSKFSQVSESFEAQQYGELNYAEGQYPLYGFKSRDWDQEKPTILVTGGVHGYETSGVQGALRFLIAKAAEYSQDFNILVAPCVSPWGYETINRWNPEAIDPNRSFYADSPAQESRALMQWVASFNLPLMAHIDLHETTDTDNSEFRPALAARDAKVQTNWNIPDGFYLVGDSENPNDEMQAAIIAAVGKVTHIAPADEQGRLIGEPITQFGVINYATKALGLCSGFSDARYNTTTEVYPDSPLVDDENCIQAQVMAVSSALDYIRSQG; this comes from the coding sequence ATGACAGAGCAACAAGGTTATTGGATTGGTGAGGCGGGTAAGCCTTGGGGCGAGGCGGAAAAAGCAAAGTGGCGCGCCGCGCAGCAGAAGAAGCGCTCCTATGAGCAGGAAGTGCTGAGCAAGTTCAGCCAGGTGAGCGAGAGCTTCGAGGCGCAGCAGTATGGCGAGCTTAACTATGCCGAGGGTCAGTATCCGCTCTATGGCTTTAAATCCCGCGACTGGGATCAGGAAAAGCCCACTATCTTAGTTACCGGCGGCGTACATGGTTACGAGACCAGTGGCGTGCAAGGGGCGCTGCGTTTCTTAATCGCCAAGGCCGCCGAGTACAGCCAGGATTTCAATATCCTGGTGGCCCCCTGTGTCAGCCCTTGGGGTTACGAGACCATCAATCGCTGGAACCCCGAGGCGATTGACCCAAACCGTTCCTTCTATGCCGACAGCCCGGCTCAGGAGTCCCGCGCCCTGATGCAGTGGGTGGCGAGCTTTAACTTGCCCTTGATGGCGCATATCGACCTGCATGAGACCACAGACACAGATAACAGCGAGTTTCGTCCAGCCTTGGCCGCAAGAGATGCCAAGGTGCAGACTAACTGGAATATTCCCGACGGTTTCTATCTGGTGGGAGATAGCGAGAACCCTAACGATGAGATGCAGGCGGCCATCATAGCGGCCGTGGGCAAGGTGACCCATATCGCCCCGGCCGATGAGCAGGGACGATTAATCGGCGAGCCTATCACTCAATTTGGGGTGATCAACTATGCGACTAAGGCACTGGGCCTGTGCAGCGGCTTTAGCGATGCCAGATACAACACCACGACCGAGGTCTATCCAGACAGTCCGTTGGTGGACGATGAAAACTGTATCCAGGCCCAGGTGATGGCGGTAAGCTCGGCGCTGGATTATATCCGCAGCCAGGGCTGA
- a CDS encoding LysE family translocator codes for MELQLQLLFSLAVIHTVALASPGPDFALVVRLAAQEHRRTAVAAALGLAVAITLHTLLSLTGVSLIIKGSPNLFMAVQLIGASYLGWMGIGAIRAAIAHWRDEAHLNAASAAGRGLGAAQGFMQGVSTNLLNPKALVFFITLFSTLITPEVTLSTKVAATAMMFALSLGWFSLIALVLSHPKMQLKMKRATPMINLLTGLLFIFVAGVILTGALAR; via the coding sequence ATGGAACTACAGCTGCAACTGCTTTTCTCATTGGCCGTCATACACACGGTCGCCCTGGCAAGCCCTGGCCCGGATTTCGCCCTGGTGGTCAGGCTGGCCGCCCAGGAGCACAGACGCACGGCGGTCGCCGCCGCGCTGGGCCTGGCGGTGGCCATCACGCTACACACATTGCTGAGCCTCACCGGGGTGAGCCTTATCATCAAGGGCTCCCCTAACCTCTTCATGGCGGTGCAGCTGATTGGCGCCAGCTACCTTGGCTGGATGGGCATAGGCGCGATACGCGCCGCCATCGCCCACTGGCGCGATGAGGCGCATCTGAATGCGGCAAGTGCGGCGGGTCGAGGGCTCGGCGCGGCTCAGGGCTTCATGCAGGGGGTCTCCACCAACCTGCTCAATCCCAAGGCGCTGGTATTTTTCATCACCCTATTCTCGACCCTGATCACCCCAGAGGTGACCCTGAGCACTAAGGTGGCCGCCACCGCCATGATGTTCGCCCTCTCTTTGGGGTGGTTTAGCCTGATAGCCCTGGTGCTCTCTCATCCCAAGATGCAGCTCAAAATGAAAAGAGCAACCCCAATGATCAACCTGTTGACCGGATTGCTCTTTATCTTCGTCGCCGGAGTGATCCTCACCGGCGCCCTCGCCCGTTAA